From the Streptomonospora nanhaiensis genome, the window TCCAAGACGCTCAAGCCCTACAGCGTCGCCGTGGAGCACTCCTCGGTCGACCGCATCCCCGCCGACGCCGACCTGGTGCTGTGCCACGCGGGCCTGGCGGCGCGCGCCCGCGCCAACAAGCCCGGCACGGTCGTGGTGCCCTTCCAGATGTTCATGGGCGACCCGGCGTTCGCGCGTGTCGAGCAGGCCATCAAGGCGGGCGAGACCCTTGCCGACTGACCTGCGCATCGGCCCCGAGGCGGTGCGGCTGGGCCGCACCGCCGCCGACAAGTCCGACGCCGTCGACCAGTGCGGCCGGCTGCTGCTGCAGCTGGGCGCCGTGGAGGCGGCCTACCTGCCCACCATGCACGAGCGCGAGCGCTCCATGCCGACCTACATCGGCGAGGGCGTGGCCATCCCGCACGGCACCGACGCCGCGCGGGCGCTGGTCAAGCGCACGGCCCTGGCCGTCGTGCAGTTCCCCGAGGGCGTGGACTGGGACGGCAACCAGGCGTTCCTGGCGATCGGGATCGCCGCCAACGGCGACGAGCACACCGGTGTCCTCGCGGCGCTGGCCCGGATTCTGTCCGACCCCGAGAAGGCGGCGGAGCTGCGGGGGGCCCGCGACGTGCAGACCGTGGTGGAGCTGCTGAGCCCGATGGGCGCCGAGCCCGCGGCCTGACCGCCGTGCCCGGCCGGCGGCGCCGGCCGGGCACGCATCCGACCACACCCAAGCAGAGAGAAGGCAGCACATGTTGGTCGCCCGCTTCTACGCGCCCGGCGACATCCGTCTGGAAGACGCGCCCGAGCCCCAGGCCGGCCCCGGCGAGCTGAAGATCCGGGTCCGCAACTGCTCCACCTGCGGCACGGACGTCAAGATCCACCGGCACGGCCACCACCACATCGTGCCCCCGCGCGTCATCGGCCACGAGATCGCGGGCGAGGTCGTGGCCGCGGGCGCGGGCGTCACCGGGTGGGCCGAGGGCGACCGGGTGCAGGTGATCGCCGCGATCCCGTGCGGCCGGTGCGACTACTGCGGGCGGGGCTGGCAGACGATCTGCCCCAACCAGGAGTCGATGGGCTACCACTACGACGGCGGGTTCGCCGAGTACATGGTCATCCCGGAGAAGGTCCTGGCCGTCGACGGGGTGAACCGGATCCCCGAGGGAGTCTCGTTCGCCGAGGCGTCGGTGGCCGAGCCGCTGGCGTGCGTGCTCAACGGCCAGGAGATCGCGGGCGTGGGCGAGGGCGACACCGTGGTGGTCGTCGGCGCGGGCCCGATCGGCTGCATGCACGTGCGCATGGCCCGCGCGCGGGGCGCCCGGCAGGTGTTCCTGGTCGAGCTGAACCGGGGCCGGCTGGACATGTCCGCCAACGTGGTGCACCCTGACGCCGCCATCGCCGGCTCCGAGGTCGACGCGGTGGAGGAGGTCCTGCGGCTGACCGAGGGCCGCGGCGCCGACGTGGTGATCACCGCCGCCGCCTCGGGCAAGGCCCAGAAGGACGCGTTGCAGATGGTGTCGCGGCGGGGCCGCATCAGCTTCTTCGGCGGGCTGCCCAAGGACAACCCGATCATCTCGCTGGACTCCAACGTGGTCCACTACCGCGAGGTGACGATCGTGGGCGCCAACGGGTCGAGCCCGGCGCACAACCGGCGCGCGCTGGAGCTGGTGGCCTCGGGCGCGGTGCCGGTGGCCGACCTCATCACCGAGCGGCTGCCGCTGGCCGACGTCCCCAAGGCGATCGAGACGGTGGCCTCGGGCAGCGCCATCAAGGTGACGATCGAGCCCTAGGCTCCGCCCGAGCCGTGCGGAGCACACGGCCCCCGCCCGCCCCGGGCGGGGGCCGTTGGCCGTCGCCGCCCTGGTGGGTTTGTGGGGCTTTCACCCACCGCGGTGCCCGCGCATGTGGTTTCTGTGGCTTTGGTGTGTTGTTCAGTTGCCCCAGGGTTGTTTGCCACGCATCCCTTATATAAAGTTACGCAAAGCCAAGGTAGAACACAGGCGAAGCAACACCCCCTTGTCCGGCCCGAGCCGTGGAGCACGATCGGAGTCCTGACCGGTCGGCGTCTGCGTACGCCCACCCGCCGGACCTCGTGTGCGGGGCACTCCCCACGACCGCCGGGCCCGGCCGCCGGCCCAGGGCGGCGGCCGTCGAAACGGAACCGCTGGGATGGAAACCAATGCAGCCAAGGACCGGCGTCCGGCGCCCGCCCCGGTCGGCTGATCGCGGGCGCCACGGCGCCGCGGCGGCCGGAGCCGCGCTGGTGCTGGCCGCGCTGGCCGGCTGCTCGGCGGGCGGAGGCGGATCCGCCGATCCCACCCCCTCGGCCGAGGTCGTGCTGCCCGGCGCCACCCCCTCCGGCGCCGAGCAGGCCGCCCTGGACACCTACACCGGCATGTGGGACGCCGCCGTCGCCGCCTCGCACGAGGGCGGCGGCACCACCGGCGAACTCGACCGCTACGCCACCGGCGCCGCCTACTCGCTGCTGCGCGAGGCCCTGCGCAGCGCGGGCGAGTCCGAGGTCACCGGCGAACCCGTCCTGGCCCCGGAGGTCACCGTCGAGGGCGGCGACCACGCGCGGGTCACCGACTGCCTCGACGACTCCGCCTGGAACCTCGGCGCCGCACCCAGCGAGAGCGGCGCGGGTCCCCGCCGGGTCGAGGCCGGCCTCACCCACGACGGGCTCGCCTGGCGGGTCAGCGAACTACGGATCTGGGAGCCCGGAACATGCTGAGACGCACCGGAACCGCCGCCGCGGCGGCCGCGATCCTCGTCCTCGTCGTGCCAGGGCACGCGCAGGCCGACCCCACCGCCCCCACCGGGGCCGGCGCGGGCTCGTTCCTCAGCTCGATCGAGTGCGGCGACGACGGCGGAGGCGGCTGCGACATCCTGGTGCGCTCCATCCAGAGCGCCGCGGGCTCCGCCGGAACCGCCGGCGGAGCGGC encodes:
- a CDS encoding PTS lactose transporter subunit IIB, with product MSSINGSDIKKVVVACDAGMGSSVLLTSQLSKTLKPYSVAVEHSSVDRIPADADLVLCHAGLAARARANKPGTVVVPFQMFMGDPAFARVEQAIKAGETLAD
- a CDS encoding PTS sugar transporter subunit IIA, with the protein product MPTDLRIGPEAVRLGRTAADKSDAVDQCGRLLLQLGAVEAAYLPTMHERERSMPTYIGEGVAIPHGTDAARALVKRTALAVVQFPEGVDWDGNQAFLAIGIAANGDEHTGVLAALARILSDPEKAAELRGARDVQTVVELLSPMGAEPAA
- a CDS encoding zinc-dependent dehydrogenase, giving the protein MLVARFYAPGDIRLEDAPEPQAGPGELKIRVRNCSTCGTDVKIHRHGHHHIVPPRVIGHEIAGEVVAAGAGVTGWAEGDRVQVIAAIPCGRCDYCGRGWQTICPNQESMGYHYDGGFAEYMVIPEKVLAVDGVNRIPEGVSFAEASVAEPLACVLNGQEIAGVGEGDTVVVVGAGPIGCMHVRMARARGARQVFLVELNRGRLDMSANVVHPDAAIAGSEVDAVEEVLRLTEGRGADVVITAAASGKAQKDALQMVSRRGRISFFGGLPKDNPIISLDSNVVHYREVTIVGANGSSPAHNRRALELVASGAVPVADLITERLPLADVPKAIETVASGSAIKVTIEP